Genomic DNA from Bacillus oleivorans:
AAATAAAAAATGACCAATCAAAATGCGGTTGAGCAAAAAATAATAGAGAAAAAAGTAGTCATCCATTCCAAGATTGACTTAGTTTGGCATGCGTGGACAAGATCAGAAAGGGTTTCCCAATGGTTTGCTGGAAAGGCAATTGTAGAACCAATAGTTGGCGGAAAGTATGAGTTATATTTTGAACCGGGTAATGAAGAAGGAAATTGTACAAAAGGATGTACGATTATAAGCTTAGAGCCATTTACAAGATTATCATTTACTTGGAAAGGACCTGATCCGCTAGCAGAACTTATGAATCAAGACAGTCAGCTTACAGAGGTTTATGTGACGCTGCATGAAATGGGAGAACATACAGAGGTAACCGTTAAACATGGAGGCTGGGGTGAGGGGCCTGAATGGCAAAAGGCAAGGGAATGGCACGTAATGGCATGGAATCAGGTGTTAAACAGTTTAAAATCAGCGTTAGAATCAGGTGAAGGCGATCTCTGTTGCCAGCCGTGATCAAGTCCTTGTGGTGACGGCTTTTCGGGAAGGGGAGCAGTAAAAAAAGGAGAAGCCCTATCTTATTAGACAGGTTTTCTCCTTTTTAACTTGAATGACTCCATTTATAGCCTGATCCGTAGATGGTATGCAGGTATTTTTCAATCGGGAATCCGGCTTTCCTCAGTTTATCGCGCAGATTACGGATGTGTGAATCAACTGCACGGTCAGATGG
This window encodes:
- a CDS encoding SRPBCC family protein; translation: MTNQNAVEQKIIEKKVVIHSKIDLVWHAWTRSERVSQWFAGKAIVEPIVGGKYELYFEPGNEEGNCTKGCTIISLEPFTRLSFTWKGPDPLAELMNQDSQLTEVYVTLHEMGEHTEVTVKHGGWGEGPEWQKAREWHVMAWNQVLNSLKSALESGEGDLCCQP